GAGGGGGCTATCCATGAAGAGGAGTCAGGACAGCAAAATTCCTCATTCTCTCTGAGTGGGAGGGATGCAGTTGAACTTTTTTattagctagaatttgacttgTTGCCTAGCCGATTATGTTAGCTACTGAAATCATTTGGTAGTCTAACCCTGCATTAGCAAAGAATGCAGTTTGTGTCTTGTACAGGGGCAAAGATGACGCTTCATTTAATACGAGTCTTAGCACTCCAGCAAATTGAACATTTTTGCTGACGTAGGGCCAGGGGCTCTCATCCTCAAGTTCCACACCGCAGTCTGGTACCTTATGAAAGTTTGAACCCACGTTCAGACTTTCAAGGATAGCTGTAGTGCTAACTACATCGTGTAGCATGAGAAGGTTACCACAGATTACGAATTCTTGATAGTTTATTTTTACATTGATTAACTCAAATGAGTGCTGAACTGAAATGATTGAATGCTAAGCTGAGCACATTCAACTGATTGTAGTGTACAGTATtattcaatttcaataataCTCAAGTAAAGTACACATATGTCAAAATAATACCTAAGTATAGTAACAAAGGATCAAGGATACTCAAGGGTTTTCCACCCCTGCTACTTTTATATATTTGATAGCAGTAGTTACCAAAGATTATTAACAATGATTTATGTTTTGTGAAATGAAAGTGTGCTGCATGCTACAGTATGACACTCTTAGCACATAACTGGAAGTTCTCCTTAGTCATAAAAACAGACAAAGTATCATGAAAGGAATGAGCGTATACTGTTATAGCCTGTGGAGCTGGAGGCTGCTCTGATTGGTGAATCAACTGTATCAAATTCCACTGATGTTGGGGTGGTGCACTGAAACAAGTCTCGTTCATTTAGAGGAAGTATTTAGGTATATATAACAGTTAAAACTGTCCTCACATTCAGTTCTTTTCTCTGTACAGGGAAGTAAGAAGCGCCACCATGGGTGAGTTTATTTTCTGACTCATATTAAGTATTACCATAAACTGTACTAGAAGTAATTGTGTAATAGTACCATTATACAAGTACTAAGTGCCTGATGTTTTGGTTTCACTTCAATTCTTTATAGTGATAGAAATGTTTATCCTCTAGCACCATTCTAAAGTTCTAAAGTGCAAAGCTGGTTGGTACTCTGAGGTATcagataatttttttaatgtgtatcCTAGCTGGCATTTTTGGAGACGTCACGAAGATCGACACGACTGGGGCATCGGAAATAACAGCCAAGCAGGATAAACTCACTGTTAAAGGTGCAGAATCATAACTTGCATATTTTTGCTTgttatttttgaaaattaaCTTGCGATATCGAGCAATGATGATTGATTTCTTCTATAGGGGTGGAAGCCTCAAACAAACTGGCTGAGCATGATCTGAAGAAGATGGAGCAGTACAAGAGCATCATCACCAAAGTTGGCAGAGCTAAGAAGATCGACCCAGCTGTGATCGCAGGCATTATATCCAGAGAGTCGAGGGCTGGAGCAGCGCTTGTTGATGGCTGGGGAGACCACGGGAACGGCTTCGGACTCATGCAGGTTGGGTTAAATTAAAACCTGTTGTAATGCGGTTGAGATGTGAGGTAAAAGTGGAAGTTAGAGTTGTTGAAACGTGTGGACATGGGTTACTCCATACTCCAAATACAAGTCAACACAGTGGGGCTTATGAATTCTGATGCTGTAAAACTGAGAAAGGTTAAGCCATTCTAAAAGGCAATAGCCCTTGTTGAAAATATAACTGACTGTGTACATAGTGGATTTTAACCAGTTTTTATGGggagtggtggctcagtggttaaggaaGTTAATTACTGATTGATAGATTGTTAGTTCAAATCAAAGCACTGTGGAATCCTTGAGCATATCgcttaactctcaactgctcacTTTTATCCTTTTATCCTGGGGGTAAGGTGGGGCATGAagttggtggttcaattcccgcctccgccctgtgcgCACGGTGGTTGCATGTTCTCTCGGTGCTtcagggatttcctccaggtactccggtttcctcccccagcccaaagacctgcattgtaggctgattttcatgtctcaaattgtctgtagtgtgtgagtgtgtgtacgacctctgatgggttggcaccccgtccaggagtcccctgggatagactccaggcttcgctcgaccttgtgtaggatacatgaaatgggtggatggatctAAATATTTGTGATTGAGCACCACCATAGAGAAATAATGTATACATTCGAAATGGTTGGTGGAGTTTATATTATCTTGCTCACTCGTACTGTCTTTAGGTTGACAAGCGCCACCACACTCCAAAAGGAGCCTGGAACAGTGAGGAGCACGTCACCCAAGCCACCGAAATTCTAATAGAATCCATTCAAGCAATTCAAAAGAAATTCCCCAGCTGGTCCAAGGAGCATCAGTTAAAAGGTACAAACTAACACTTTATCAGTATGTTGCTTCAGTTGTCAAACAGAAGGTTGTAAATTCAATCGCAGGGCTATCAGAGGACCACGGTATGGCCCTTGAACTATGCCTCTATATCTTAACAACTTAGATATATTCAGatttttcaaatattcaaatatcaCCTTGCATCTTCCAAATGATTAAATGTAGATTGATGTcctttacacatacacacaaacaaatgaaaggaaaatctGGTGGTTCTGTTATGCTGCAGgagaacatttatttatttatttatttatttatttatttatttatttattttcgtgCCATGGTTTGAATCCACTTGTTCTCTTAGAGTGAAGCATCACTGCAAAACAATACAAAGTTCCTCTGACTGATCACCTGTATcctattctttttttctgctcaTAACTTCCTTCCAGTATTATTACAGTGAATTTCCTCACAGTTATTTTATCTTTGTCCTCTGTCTCCTGTTTCAGGAGGAATCTCAGCCTACAACGCTGGCCCAGGAAATGTCCGCACGTATGAGAAAATGGACAGAGGCACCACAGGAGATGATTATGCCAATGATGTGGTGGCCCGGTCTCAGTGGTTTAAACGCAATGGCTACTGAGCAATGTTCTCTCCTTGCCCTCTAGCCCCTCATAACTGCACTGTGTTTGGAACAAgtatttttaaagtataaatCACAATTGCTAGAAGTTTGTACTTATACTTATAAGGCATACTTAGCAACTTACTGTATGTATCTCTCCGAGCAATGCTGAATTAAACACTGGTGCTATGCAAATGGTACACACCGttttgtgaacatttttttaacagactgtattgtgtttattatgttaaaaatatatttacattacatttacatttattcgtttagaagacgcttttatccaaagcgacttacaaatgagaaaataccagcaaagtgatatatcaagcagagaacaatacaagtagtgctaacattcaagatccattaattgagttccagaagaagcaaagtgcgcagagtagaggtgtaaatgcaatatatatatttttttttatatatatatatatatatatatatatatatatatatatatatatatatatatatatatatatatatatttttttttttttattttttttttttttttaaaaatttatgacttggttaggtgttcacggaagaggtgggtcttgtAAATATGGGTTTGGTCTCCGCTGGAAACATTTGTGgaaaaaaactttcaaaaatAGCAATAACTAATAAGTTCTACTTTAACTGAGTTATAAactaattgtaattaattatatTGACAATAAAAAAGTTAATACACACCTGCGCATAGAAGGGTTTTCTTAATTTGTAATAATTTCTTTAGAGTAATAGTGAATACATTAACTTTCATTGTGTTAATGTATTCACTATTAGACACACGTGAAAGCATAAAACgtaaaacatgtttaacaacTATTCAAACTAATTATAATTTACAATTCTAAAAGTATTTTTGATGAAACTTTGGCATGGTCGAGCACCGAGCGCCTCACTGTTTCCTTTTTACTTCTAAATGAAAGCTACTTGTTTGGggaaacactttattttaagtaaaaaatagTTTGAAGTAAATCCTGCGTATTTTATTGTAGAGATGGCTagggggatttgcccattcagccacaaggcACCGATTTTGAGTGAGGAAGCCTAGGGGTGCAGTTGGCGTTCCCATTCATCACCAACAtgttcattggggttgaggttagggttctgtgcaggacccTCAAGTTATTttacaccaaccttggcaaccCATGATTTCATGGACCCTTCAGGAAGCCCTTCCTGAGAGTGTCTCATAAGATACAGCACATGAAGCGTCATAAGAATTACAGTTGTCATTATGTACTGTGGTCAAATGGGGTTAAAATTAACCTGTGACCAATCACATAGGTtcataactaactaactaactttcTAACTTTCATTTCAACATGGTtaattgaaaataataataataaaaaatatatagtggTTTTTGAcgtaatatattttaatattatgaatTCACTGGTCTTTAATTTccaatctgaaaaaaaaattgttggcttttGGAATTCATATCTTTGTCACATTTTTTGCTTCCATACAAGTAAAACTTATTTTTGGAACAATACATTacaaagttcttttttttctcctttattgTATGGAAATTGACGACAAAGCAATGATTCAAATGGTATGTAGGTCTAGTTTTTACAAAGATTCACAGCATATCTCCTGCACCATACATAAAATGCACCATGATGCAGGTCTTTTGAACATTTATGAGTGAAATAACCTTAAACAACAGTCTAGGGGCTTCTAGTACTGACCTTCTTTAAAAGTGCATGATGCCATGATTGCTCTTATATGTCAAATGCGTATTAATGTACTGTTCCCCATACCTTTAATTAACATGCCAACATATTAATAGTATCTCCTATTGGAAATAGGAATGTCATCTTGATCTTAGATGACATTTGCCATGGGTTATCTTCATTGATGCCACATTATGATGCCGTGCAACTGATATTGCCACACTCTTGATGCTTCTCAAAAACTGTAGCTTAATATCCATCTTCACGCGTCCATGAGTTATCTCAAATGAATAAGCTATAAGTTGTAAAGTCGTAAAATACAACAGAAGGATCGACCAATCTCTATACGGtcttggacaaaaaaaaaaaaagtcaatatagTGGGCTTATACTCTTCTGTAAATATTACCACAAGAATATGTAGTCTTCATTTTGACACAAATTGCAgcaaataatgataaaaaataagaacaagTTCTGCCTCTTTTTGTTGGCATTCCCTCACGTATACACACCCATGTCTATCAGGAAACAGCTCTACTCTCACCGACAGTTGAAGAATTAACAATTGGATCAACCATCTGAATAAAAAGTCCATCTAGTGCCAGAGTGAATCAGATAGACAGGTTAGTCATCTGAACGAAAAGCAAACACTGTACTTTCTAAGTCGTGAAGTTTTGTTGTCAACAAACCTGAATATTATTGAATACTTACGGCTTTTTTCAAAGATAatttttcatttcctcatttaCGAGGTAGAAAGAGCAAAGATATTTTATGTGGCCTACGGAAGATGTCTGAATTGGGATGTGGAGCCTGTTATAGgatcaataaacaaaatatggTGTCACACATTGCCGGGACTAAAATTTCTACATGTGCACAAAAAGTGGTTATGAGTGGTAAAATCAGGCAGGGTGTGGATCAGGTGATAAAAGAGAAATCAACTGGGTATATTACAATATCTACAAATTTTGTCTCAGTAAAGCCCTCTGTCACACCTGTACATTAGGCACTGGCACTCTAATGCACTTAACCATTTCCAACTTCTTATAGAATATTTAAAGCATATCATTCCTTGCAAGTGTCCTTCATCTCAATACCAAGCTTTTTCTGCTGTTTATTATGTTATAGAAACTGTGtgtatcatgttgccttctcGAGAAtcatgtaaacttttgaacaggatgatcagtgtaaattgttattattttgtcttctgggaaacatgtaaatatcttatgtagcttctgacgGGCagtactaatttttttttacacccccctggatcttaatgtatcgtgttgccttcttgagcatcagtgaacgtttgcaccttttgtaatagtcgtgtacgagtccctcagtcgtcctcagtgtgaaaagatggatctcgacatcatatagctgTTGTTAAAAGGAAAAGGGTGaaatatgtagaagatgctggaaaagtaaagaatgtgcaggacctggaggatttttctgaagaacagtgggcagtttaactgctcaggacaaacacgggactcgtgaagaactctcacaaaacataagcacatccaggtaacgacacacgggattaagaatcgagcgtgtgtaaacttttgaactggttcatttgtgtaaattcggttattattgtgtcttgtggactatatgtaaacatctgttatgtgaaatagtttattcagggcggattaaataaacaactaaacgcaatttttatgattcctcttatgattcttttttaaattattaacattttgctgattctgcaaggcgtatgtaaacttatgacctcaactgtacattAAACACAATGATATTATGGACTGAACAAATGACACTGTTGTCTAGTGAAAATATAATTGAACACACGTGAAAAACTTGAAATAAACTTGCATAAACTTCACATTTTGAGGAGTACGTCTGCTAGAACAGAAACGCgggctacagcagcagaagaaaagaagaaaaattcaTGCATGCACAGAACTGCTCAGTGTTCCTTCCAGCCAATGAAGCCATCCCTGCAGCCATCATTGCTTAAAGTCTAAATCACTGCTTAAAGATTAATGTTTACTCTGTAGAACAAAGCATGAATAGAATTTTTTaatatcatatttaaaaataaaaataagtcaatttaaaagtaatttaataaaCCATGTTCTCAAGTACAATAGCGAGAATACATGTAGCTACTGTTTATCCCTGGCTACTTGTCTGGACAGAAGTAGGTATTTTCCAGTATGAGTCTGTAGCATGTATCATAAGCTGCAAACCCTGCCACAACACATTACTATATCTCAACACACCCAACCATGTTCGCTGTTAAACAGCATAACATTGGTGGAAAATTAGGCGTATGCCAAACGACAAAAGGGTGTGCCATGGGAATGTATCAAAATGTGTCATCACCTACATTATTTAAAGGAACTGCTTATGAAAATGTAAACTACATAGCCTTACCTCATACGAACACTTACAGCTCTTTTCTCTATACAAAGCTCTCAGAAGCACCACCATGGGTGAGTTTATTCTTTAACCGAAACGCAGTCTTCCaaattatcattaataataataattttcttcatctgttattattatatagcaAAATGTTCTGCAAAGGTAAAGTTATTTCGGTTTTCTTGGATCTCAGTTTAGCTTTTCTATGCCAATCCTAGCAGGCACTTTTGGAGACCTTATGAAGATCAGTACAACCGGGGCATCGAAAGAAACAGCTAGTAGGGATTCACCCACTTTAAAAGGTCAACttttacacattatatttgaaAGAATAAATACGTACCCAAAGTAATAATGATTGTTTTGTGCATTATTTTGGAAACTTAACTTGAGGTATCATTTTACTTCCATAGGTGTGGAAGCCTCACACAAAATGGCTGAGACTGATCTAAAGAGGGTAGACCAATACAAGGCCATCATCCTGAAAGTCGGGAGAGCTAAGCAGATGGACCCAGCTGTGATCGCAGGTATCATATCCAGAGAGACAAGGGGTGGATTATACCTTACGAAGGAAGGCTTTCAGAAAGTTGGCAAGGGCTTTGGCCTAATGCAGGTTGGTTTAAAGcaatatttcagtaatatatttGAGTTCAACTTTCAACTTATCTGAACGTTGCCTAATAATGTTTTACACACCATAAGCCGTATTCAGAGTTGCCGACTTAAGTGCAAATGTTACATCAATATTATATTGGGGAAAGTTCTTGTATTCAGACTACATCTACAGCAGTGGTTCtcagagatcggaaggggggcgcaaattgttttcaagaaaaaaaacacagacagggcatcatttgggtgtcttttattgcttttcaaatgtgcataaatgaaaaaccctgcaTTCCCGCTCcctctgcattttatttttgttggggagaggcggagcttagcctgccttttatctagctgtaagtgcagaccagtgttgccaacttagtgacttttcagactttttttgggggggggctttGTAACAAAAGGTTGAAACGCTCTGATCTACACAAACTATTTTAGTTGATATTCTGGGCTCAGAAGAAGggtatggtgtttttttttttctttgttgttaaatttaatgaatgttgttaaatttaattaaattttttatgaaaaaCGACTAATATGATGATATCCTGTATGAAAGAGAAGTCGGCAAGCATTTAAAGAACTCTAATAGGAGTATACTGGGAATATATTGTTGCAGGAATAGTCTTAGTTGTACTTatgacattaatgactgtgacATTTGGATTCATTTAACAATACAGGTTTCATCCCTCATTAATCGGCAGCTTATCAAATAGCACTTGATTCAGTACATctcattgttttattatttttatgttttactcAGACTCCACCCTTTGTACATAACTCTTGCCTAACTTAATTCTGGATTATGTCTGAAGTTTTACAATTTCTGTATTAAATTCTCACTGCGtacttagggttagggtcagggttaaaCACAGTTCAACAATGCAAGTCAACGGACCTGGCCATGGAATAGCTGAGCAggcaattgtccaattacttttggcaTGTAAAAAAGTGTTGGGACATATTTGAAAAGTGACACATTTATCCACAGTGccacagtatacagtatatttaaaatgacaatttaCTGTAGCATTAGCTTGTAGGATTATGTTAGCTTGTCCATTTACTTTGCTCCCTAAAAAAAGAGGGAGGGTAACGTAGAGTATAAAACCTGCTGTAATTCATACACTGTTCATCTGATTTGGATGCAAATACGCTTAAATTAAAGTCTGCCGTTTAGGGtcataattcattatttaatttcaagtCTAATACACTGTGATAGACAGCTAAAACAACAATAACGTTTGtcgctgtccaaatatttatgggcctgactgtacatatattttttataattcatTTTCTTCAGGTTGACACAGGCTGCCATGAGAAAAGGGGAACATGGAATAGTGAGGAGCATGTCACTCAAGGCACAGAGATTCTAATCGGCTTCATTAAAGAGATTCAGAAGAAATTCCCTACCTGGCCCAAGGAGCACCAGTTTAAAGGTACAAgatctcctcatcctcatcccaCCACACATACACTTAATGTGTTCTGGTATTTTTATTGTGggatgcccagtgttcctgggataaacACTCCAAAAACTCCACCTTGAAcctgacaaggataaagtgcttactcatgattaatgaatgaatgtttctggtgttcattcatacattcaggCAGCAGCATGTTGCTTTATTATCTTAATACATGCCAGCATTTTAATGGACTGTGCTAGTAACCACTAGTGCGGTACTATTAGGTCTATGACCAAGACCTCAAACCACCAGCTGCCTTACATTCTATGTCTTCTCTCATGTATGTCTCCTGCTTCAGGAGGAATCTCAGCCTACAACGGAGGTCCAGGAAACGTCCGCACATATGAGCTCATGGACAAGGGCACATCAGGAGATGATTATGCCAATGATGTGGTTGCTCGGGCTCAATGGTTTAAACGCAATGGCTACTAAGCAGTATTTTTATTCCTATCTCACGCTGCATACTTGGCACATTTTTGACTGTATAACTGCATGTGCTGTATTTTTTTCAACTAGAAGCTTATACTTACAAAGTGACAGGGCTACATAGCAATC
The window above is part of the Ictalurus punctatus breed USDA103 chromosome 8, Coco_2.0, whole genome shotgun sequence genome. Proteins encoded here:
- the lyg gene encoding lysozyme g (The RefSeq protein has 4 substitutions compared to this genomic sequence) is translated as MAGIFGDVTKIDTTGASEITAKQDKLTVKGVEASNKLAEHDLKKMEQYKSIITKVGRAKKIDPAVIAGIISRESRAGAALVDGWGDHGNGFGLMQVDKRHHTPKGAWNSEEHVTQATEILIESIQAIQKKFPSWSKEHQLKGGISAYNAGPGNVRTYEKMDRGTTGDDYANDVVARAQWFKRNGY
- the lyg gene encoding lysozyme g isoform X1 codes for the protein MAGIFGDVTKIDTTGASEITAKQDKLTVKGVEASNKLAEHDLKKMEQYKSIITKVGRAKKIDPAVIAGIISRESRAGAALVDGWGDHGNGFGLMQVDKRHHTPKGAWNSEEHVTQATEILIESIQAIQKKFPSWSKEHQLKGGISAYNAGPGNVRTYEKMDRGTTGDDYANDVVARSQWFKRNGY